A genomic stretch from Pararhizobium sp. IMCC21322 includes:
- a CDS encoding pyruvate, water dikinase regulatory protein, which yields MKKSTFFHLHLISDATGETLINVGRAAAAQYDSAQAREHIYTMVRSEKDIAQVVEDIEASPGIVLYTLIEPDHAALLEERCRELGVPALSVLDPILSLFQTYLGAKSAQRAGAQHALDTEYFRRIDALNFTLSHDDGQMSDDLEEADVVILGISRTSKTPTSIYLANRGVKAANIPLVPDVPLPDVIEKMTDAFIVGLIASPDRIVQIRQHRLLSINAESKDTTYIDKHAVAEEIAQTRRLCARRGWPIIDVTRRSIEETAAAILTLYGAHKARQDNP from the coding sequence GTGAAAAAATCCACCTTTTTCCATCTTCATCTGATTTCAGATGCCACCGGCGAAACGCTGATTAATGTCGGCCGTGCCGCTGCTGCCCAATATGATTCTGCGCAGGCGCGGGAACATATCTACACCATGGTGCGCAGTGAAAAAGACATTGCCCAGGTGGTTGAGGATATTGAGGCGTCGCCAGGTATTGTCCTTTACACATTGATAGAGCCGGACCACGCCGCGCTGCTGGAGGAGCGGTGTCGCGAGTTGGGAGTTCCGGCCCTGTCAGTGCTGGATCCGATCTTGTCTTTGTTCCAGACCTATCTGGGTGCAAAATCGGCGCAGCGCGCAGGCGCACAGCATGCCCTGGACACAGAATATTTCCGCCGCATTGATGCGCTCAATTTCACCCTGTCTCATGATGACGGCCAGATGAGCGACGATCTTGAAGAAGCTGATGTTGTCATTCTCGGCATCAGCCGCACTTCAAAGACGCCCACATCCATCTATCTGGCAAACCGGGGTGTGAAAGCTGCCAATATACCTTTGGTGCCTGATGTGCCGCTGCCGGATGTCATAGAGAAGATGACCGATGCGTTTATCGTTGGCCTGATTGCGAGTCCGGACCGTATTGTGCAGATCCGGCAGCACCGTCTGCTGTCGATTAATGCAGAGAGCAAGGATACGACCTATATCGACAAACATGCTGTGGCAGAAGAAATTGCCCAGACCCGGCGTCTCTGCGCCCGCCGGGGATGGCCGATCATCGACGTTACAAGACGCTCAATTGAAGAAACCGCCGCTGCGATTCTGACCCTTTATGGCGCACACAAAGCAAGACAGGATAATCCATGA
- a CDS encoding Maf family nucleotide pyrophosphatase gives MTESFGEFQTEALILASQSPVRASLLRDAGLKISTTAASIDERAVEDAMGSDVNGEDLAQVLAEAKAGDVSSRFADTLIIGADQTLTCEGQTLHKASDDEDLRKKLLWLSGRTHTLHAAIAVVRNGETIWRHTEQAHMRMRKLSPEFVGRYMAETLPESLSSVGGYQLEGLGSQLFEKIEGDYFTILGLPLLPLLAWLRAEDVLMS, from the coding sequence ATGACTGAATCCTTCGGAGAATTTCAGACAGAAGCTCTGATATTGGCATCTCAAAGCCCGGTCCGGGCCAGCCTGTTGCGGGATGCAGGCTTGAAGATTTCCACAACAGCCGCCTCCATTGATGAACGCGCCGTCGAGGATGCCATGGGGTCAGACGTGAATGGAGAGGATCTGGCGCAGGTACTGGCCGAGGCCAAGGCGGGCGATGTGTCGTCACGCTTTGCAGATACATTGATTATTGGTGCTGACCAGACACTGACCTGTGAGGGGCAAACCCTGCACAAAGCCAGCGATGATGAAGATCTGCGCAAAAAGCTGCTTTGGCTCAGTGGCCGAACCCATACGTTGCATGCAGCCATTGCGGTGGTTCGCAATGGTGAGACAATCTGGCGTCACACCGAGCAGGCGCATATGCGGATGCGCAAGCTGTCTCCGGAATTTGTCGGGCGCTACATGGCAGAGACCCTTCCGGAATCGCTCAGCAGCGTGGGCGGCTATCAGCTGGAAGGCCTCGGGTCTCAATTGTTTGAGAAGATAGAGGGCGACTATTTTACCATTCTCGGTCTTCCTCTTTTGCCACTTCTGGCCTGGTTGCGGGCTGAAGACGTTTTGATGTCCTAG